The following are encoded together in the Paludisphaera mucosa genome:
- a CDS encoding choline/ethanolamine kinase family protein: protein MKTTTISIDQVIDRIPAWSGRSPAVTPLVGGLTNRAYRVAVGDEAFVVRIPGVGTEWLAIDRGNELHNSRAAAEAGVGPRVVHHFRDVDVLVLEFIPAETMTLASMRRPGMPVRLAHVLKRLHAGPRFLHDFDMFALTRRYLRIAQELEIPIPDDYVRYMPEVERIEAAFARRPVATVPCHNDLLAGNILDDGRRLRLIDFEYSGNNDPAFELGNACQELEYDEPRVEETCAAYFGEAYPDKLARMKLNILMSNVGWTLWAAIQWKVSTIDFDFWSWVDQRWGRARAALESPEYRQWLDVLEGSGPRPRSG from the coding sequence TTGAAGACCACGACGATCTCGATCGACCAGGTCATCGACCGGATCCCCGCCTGGTCGGGCCGATCCCCCGCCGTGACGCCGCTCGTCGGGGGGCTGACGAACCGGGCCTACCGCGTGGCCGTGGGCGACGAGGCGTTCGTCGTGCGCATCCCGGGCGTGGGGACCGAATGGCTCGCGATCGATCGCGGCAACGAGCTGCACAACTCCCGGGCCGCGGCCGAGGCGGGGGTCGGCCCGCGGGTCGTCCACCACTTCCGCGACGTGGACGTTTTGGTCCTCGAATTCATCCCCGCCGAGACCATGACCCTGGCTTCGATGCGACGCCCGGGGATGCCGGTCAGGCTCGCCCACGTCCTCAAGCGGCTCCACGCGGGGCCTCGCTTCCTGCACGATTTCGACATGTTCGCGCTGACCCGGCGCTACCTTAGGATCGCGCAGGAGCTGGAGATCCCCATCCCCGACGACTACGTCCGCTACATGCCCGAGGTCGAGCGGATCGAGGCTGCTTTCGCCCGGCGGCCCGTCGCCACGGTCCCCTGCCACAACGACCTGCTGGCGGGGAACATCCTGGACGACGGCCGCCGGCTCCGGCTGATCGACTTCGAATACAGCGGCAACAACGACCCGGCGTTCGAGCTGGGGAACGCGTGCCAGGAGCTGGAATACGACGAGCCGCGCGTCGAGGAGACGTGCGCCGCGTATTTCGGCGAAGCCTATCCGGACAAGCTCGCCCGGATGAAGCTCAACATCCTCATGTCGAACGTCGGCTGGACGCTCTGGGCCGCGATCCAGTGGAAGGTCTCCACGATCGACTTCGACTTCTGGAGCTGGGTCGACCAACGCTGGGGACGAGCCCGGGCCGCCCTCGAATCGCCCGAGTACCGGCAGTGGCTCGACGTGCTCGAAGGCTCCGGGCCGCGTCCTCGATCCGGCTGA
- the cysN gene encoding sulfate adenylyltransferase subunit CysN: MQAVDLSQEDIHAYLARHQKKELLRLLTCGSVDDGKSTLIGRLLHDTKMIYEDQLAAVKRDSEKVGTTGAGEIDLALLTDGLKAEREQGITIDVAYRYFSTDRRKFIIADTPGHEQYTRNMATGASTCQLAVILIDARHGVMTQTRRHSFIVSLLGIRHVVVAVNKMDLVGHSRDVFERIKDDYTGFVAKLDLRDVTFIPMSALKGDNVASKSDAMPWYTGPPLLDHLETVHIASDRNLTDLRFPVQYVIRPNLDFRGFAGTVASGILRRGDEVMVLPSGKRSRVKSIVTYDGDLEEAFAPQAVTVTLADEVDVSRGDMLVRPDGPPHVSSEIEAMVVWMAEQPFVPGRSYTLKHTTRQVAAEVAAFRYGVDVNTLEHRAISRLELNEVGHVQLSLTQALAYDPYRANAATGAFILIDRLTNNTVGAGMILEAGGGRAPGDAWGTEPAERLKQRESLVAPAEREQRYGQVPATVLLVGLTGSGKSRIAFGLERRLWDEGRLVTVLYGQNMRQGLNRDLGFTADDRSENLRRSAEVAKLMNDAGVITVAAFVAPHEAVREKAKQLIGADRVLEVYCTAPMDVLRARDQSGAYRLADEGKIAQMPGVTAAFEEPKSPDLVLQTDQIGVDESVARIVELMKSRGFLR; the protein is encoded by the coding sequence ATGCAAGCCGTTGACCTGAGCCAGGAAGACATCCACGCCTACCTCGCCCGCCACCAGAAGAAGGAACTGCTGCGCCTCCTCACCTGCGGCAGCGTCGACGACGGCAAGAGCACGCTCATCGGCCGGCTGCTGCACGACACCAAGATGATCTACGAGGACCAGCTCGCCGCGGTCAAGCGCGACAGCGAGAAGGTCGGCACCACCGGGGCCGGCGAGATCGACCTCGCCCTGCTGACCGACGGCCTGAAGGCCGAGCGCGAGCAGGGCATCACCATCGACGTCGCGTACCGCTACTTCTCGACCGACCGCCGCAAGTTCATCATCGCCGACACGCCCGGCCACGAGCAGTACACGCGCAACATGGCCACCGGGGCGTCGACGTGCCAGCTGGCCGTCATCCTCATCGACGCCCGCCACGGCGTGATGACCCAGACCCGCCGGCACTCGTTCATCGTATCGCTTTTGGGCATCCGGCACGTCGTCGTCGCCGTCAACAAGATGGACCTCGTCGGCCACTCGCGAGACGTCTTCGAGCGGATCAAGGACGACTACACCGGCTTCGTCGCCAAGCTCGACCTGCGCGACGTCACCTTTATCCCGATGTCGGCGCTCAAGGGCGACAACGTCGCGTCCAAGAGCGACGCCATGCCGTGGTACACCGGCCCGCCGCTGCTGGACCACCTGGAGACGGTGCACATCGCCAGCGATCGCAACCTGACCGACCTGCGGTTCCCGGTGCAATACGTCATCCGCCCCAACCTCGACTTCCGCGGCTTCGCCGGCACCGTGGCGTCCGGCATCCTGCGCCGGGGCGACGAGGTGATGGTGCTGCCGTCGGGCAAGCGCAGCCGGGTGAAGTCGATCGTGACCTACGATGGCGACCTGGAAGAGGCGTTCGCCCCCCAGGCGGTGACGGTCACGCTGGCCGACGAGGTGGACGTCAGCCGCGGCGACATGCTGGTGCGGCCCGACGGCCCGCCGCACGTCAGCAGCGAGATCGAGGCGATGGTGGTGTGGATGGCCGAGCAGCCGTTCGTCCCCGGCCGGTCGTACACGCTGAAGCACACCACGCGGCAGGTGGCGGCCGAGGTCGCGGCGTTCCGCTACGGCGTCGACGTCAACACCCTGGAGCACCGCGCCATCTCGCGGCTGGAGCTGAACGAGGTCGGGCACGTGCAGCTCAGCCTGACGCAGGCGCTGGCGTACGACCCGTACCGCGCCAACGCCGCGACCGGGGCGTTCATCCTGATCGACCGGCTGACCAACAACACGGTCGGCGCCGGCATGATCCTGGAAGCCGGCGGCGGCCGCGCCCCCGGCGACGCGTGGGGCACCGAGCCGGCGGAGCGCCTCAAGCAGCGCGAGAGCCTGGTCGCGCCGGCCGAGCGCGAACAGCGATACGGCCAGGTGCCGGCGACCGTCTTGCTGGTCGGCCTGACCGGCAGCGGCAAGAGCCGGATCGCCTTCGGCCTGGAACGCCGGCTGTGGGACGAGGGCCGGCTGGTGACGGTGCTCTACGGCCAGAACATGCGACAGGGCCTGAACCGCGACCTGGGCTTCACCGCCGACGACCGCTCCGAGAACCTGCGGCGGTCGGCCGAGGTGGCGAAGCTGATGAACGACGCCGGCGTGATCACCGTCGCCGCGTTCGTCGCGCCCCACGAGGCCGTGCGCGAGAAGGCGAAGCAGCTGATCGGCGCCGACCGCGTCCTGGAGGTCTACTGCACGGCGCCGATGGACGTCCTGCGGGCGCGCGACCAGAGCGGCGCCTACCGCCTGGCCGACGAGGGCAAGATCGCCCAGATGCCCGGCGTGACGGCCGCGTTCGAGGAACCGAAGTCGCCCGACCTCGTGCTCCAGACCGACCAGATCGGCGTCGACGAGAGCGTCGCCCGGATCGTCGAGCTGATGAAGTCGCGAGGCTTCCTGCGCTAG
- the cysD gene encoding sulfate adenylyltransferase subunit CysD has product MISSSSYNLTHLKVLEAESIHIIREVAAEFERPVMLYSIGKDSAVMLRLAQKAFHPGRPPFPLLHVDTTWKFRAMIEFRDRFCREQGLDLKVWINPEGRAQNINPFDHGSKKHTDVMKTAALKQALNHYQFDAAFGGARRDEEKSRAKERVYSFRDRLHQWDPKNQRPELWNLFNSKVNKGESIRAFPLSNWTELDVWQYIHLEGIPIVPLYFADVRPVVERDGTLIMVDDERMPLRPGEEPMMKRVRFRTLGCYPLTGAIESDATTLPEIIEEMLLAKNSERQGRMIDHDETGSMEQKKREGYF; this is encoded by the coding sequence ATGATCAGCAGCAGCAGTTACAACCTGACCCATTTGAAGGTGCTCGAGGCGGAGAGCATCCACATCATCCGCGAGGTCGCCGCCGAGTTCGAGCGGCCGGTGATGCTCTACTCCATCGGCAAGGACTCGGCCGTCATGCTGCGGCTGGCGCAGAAGGCCTTCCATCCCGGCCGGCCGCCCTTTCCGCTGCTGCACGTCGACACGACCTGGAAGTTCCGGGCGATGATCGAGTTCCGCGATCGATTCTGTCGCGAGCAGGGCCTCGACCTGAAGGTCTGGATCAACCCGGAAGGGCGGGCCCAGAACATCAACCCGTTCGACCACGGCTCGAAGAAGCACACCGACGTCATGAAGACGGCGGCGCTCAAGCAGGCGCTCAACCACTACCAGTTCGACGCGGCGTTCGGCGGCGCCCGCCGCGACGAGGAGAAGAGCCGGGCCAAGGAGCGCGTCTACAGCTTCCGCGACCGCCTCCACCAGTGGGACCCCAAGAACCAGCGGCCGGAGCTGTGGAACCTGTTCAACAGCAAGGTGAACAAGGGCGAGAGCATCCGCGCCTTCCCGCTGAGCAACTGGACCGAGCTGGACGTCTGGCAGTACATCCACCTGGAAGGCATCCCCATCGTGCCGCTCTACTTCGCCGACGTCCGCCCGGTCGTCGAGCGCGACGGCACGCTCATCATGGTGGACGACGAGCGGATGCCGCTGCGGCCCGGCGAAGAGCCGATGATGAAGCGGGTGCGGTTCCGCACGCTCGGCTGCTACCCGCTCACCGGGGCGATCGAGAGCGACGCGACGACCCTGCCGGAGATCATCGAGGAGATGCTGCTGGCGAAGAACTCCGAACGCCAGGGCCGGATGATCGACCACGACGAGACGGGGTCGATGGAGCAGAAGAAGCGCGAGGGGTATTTCTGA
- a CDS encoding WD40 repeat domain-containing serine/threonine protein kinase, which produces MKHRDLRSDAHRTTAYFAESPSTHDANSRPNSAAESTPTGLDPDLRAALRWAGFEVLGELGRGATGIVYLARNVSLNRPCAIKTFLAGGGDATASARLRAEAESVARLRHPHVVQIYSVGEAAGRPFLELEHLPGGNLADARDGAPWPGRAAAALIETVARAVAEIHRLGIIHRDLKPANILLTTDGEPKVGDFGLAKSLASGPFLTEHGRFVGTPAYVAPEQARAGGEAVGATADVYSLGAILYELLAGRPPFLAATVLQTLELARRQEPVPPRRMQPDVPRDLETICLKCLHKDPWRRYPGAEALADDLHRFLAGLPILARPTGPVERACKWTRRRPAVAALSAALLATAALGLVSVAWQWRRAEGRAVAESAARREAARGQAQLAMDHGRALCEQGEIGRGLLWLTRSLELAADARDRSLDRAARINLADWSARIGPLPTRLQVPAPALGLAFGRDGRSLVARGGDGTTRCWDAEGRCGPERPSSLAGPDSDATVAVSPDGRLRVVAEGLVVRRETAAGEAVGPDLTLGSPARRVAFIGDGRRVLAATEDGRVLAWEPASARVSDLAPEDSAVTCLAVSSDGERFATGSEGGTVRLWDSTTLLHQGPAFKLAEAVTSLAFRPDGLALAVGLDDGAIRIWEVPRSGPATPPLRASGPVRTVAFSRDGTQLLAVGDRGLAWWDLDLAGGGGRPRLVGRACKRKAAGGGRQGATGVATISPDGRLIAMVAARPPGEGDAARIVLLDAETGAVLRESPGAPQPTSGLAFSPDSRRLLAWGPRPGTASIREVDATATPRPIFRTLGVAVHQAAFSPDGRAVLLGCRDGKARLWDVARDVEIPAEAQPYHAYPITAVAFDPWTSRIATGCHAGTVRLWDRASGAMLCDVRGNAGEVAAVAFSPDGRTLLTASHDATARFWDVDSGRQLGPPLHHADAVLCVAFHPDGRSVATGTRDGRAWLWKAPPAPMPGDLDRISRDVEARTGLTFVEPRHAPAAP; this is translated from the coding sequence GCGATCAAGACCTTCCTCGCCGGCGGCGGCGACGCGACGGCCTCGGCGAGGCTGCGGGCCGAGGCCGAGTCGGTCGCCCGGCTGCGGCATCCCCACGTCGTGCAGATCTACAGCGTCGGCGAGGCGGCCGGGCGGCCCTTCCTCGAGCTGGAGCACCTCCCCGGCGGCAACCTCGCCGACGCCCGCGACGGCGCGCCGTGGCCCGGCCGCGCGGCGGCGGCGCTGATCGAGACGGTGGCGCGGGCCGTCGCCGAGATCCACCGCCTCGGGATCATCCACCGCGACCTGAAGCCGGCGAACATCCTGCTGACGACCGACGGCGAGCCCAAGGTCGGCGACTTCGGCCTGGCCAAGTCGCTCGCCTCCGGCCCGTTCCTGACCGAGCACGGCCGGTTCGTCGGCACCCCCGCCTACGTGGCCCCCGAGCAGGCCCGGGCCGGCGGCGAGGCGGTCGGGGCGACGGCCGACGTCTACAGCCTGGGGGCGATCCTCTACGAGCTGCTGGCGGGCCGCCCCCCTTTCCTCGCGGCGACGGTCCTGCAGACGCTCGAGCTGGCGCGGCGCCAGGAGCCGGTCCCGCCCCGCCGGATGCAGCCCGACGTGCCCCGCGACCTGGAGACGATCTGCCTGAAATGCCTGCACAAGGACCCCTGGCGCCGCTACCCCGGCGCCGAGGCCCTGGCCGACGACCTGCATCGGTTCCTCGCCGGCCTGCCGATCCTGGCGCGGCCGACCGGCCCCGTGGAGCGGGCGTGCAAGTGGACCCGTCGCCGCCCCGCCGTGGCCGCGCTATCGGCCGCGCTCCTCGCCACCGCGGCCCTCGGGCTCGTTTCGGTCGCCTGGCAGTGGCGACGCGCGGAAGGCCGGGCCGTCGCCGAGTCGGCGGCGCGCCGCGAGGCCGCGCGGGGGCAGGCCCAGCTCGCCATGGACCACGGCCGGGCCCTCTGCGAGCAGGGCGAGATCGGCCGGGGGCTGCTCTGGCTGACGCGCAGCCTGGAACTCGCGGCCGACGCCCGCGACCGGTCGCTCGACCGCGCCGCCCGCATCAACCTGGCCGACTGGTCGGCGCGAATCGGGCCCCTGCCGACCCGGCTCCAGGTCCCGGCGCCGGCCCTGGGCCTGGCCTTCGGGCGCGACGGCCGTTCCCTCGTCGCCCGCGGCGGGGACGGGACGACCCGATGCTGGGACGCCGAAGGCCGGTGCGGTCCGGAACGGCCGTCGTCCCTCGCCGGCCCCGACTCCGACGCGACGGTCGCCGTCAGCCCCGACGGCCGGCTGCGGGTCGTCGCCGAGGGCCTGGTCGTCCGGCGCGAGACGGCCGCGGGCGAGGCGGTCGGCCCGGACCTGACCCTCGGCTCGCCGGCGCGCCGGGTCGCCTTCATCGGCGACGGCCGCCGCGTGCTGGCGGCCACGGAGGACGGCCGCGTGCTGGCCTGGGAGCCCGCCTCGGCGCGGGTCTCCGACCTCGCGCCCGAGGATTCGGCGGTGACCTGCCTGGCGGTCTCCTCCGACGGCGAGCGGTTCGCCACCGGCTCCGAGGGGGGCACGGTGCGGCTCTGGGATTCGACCACGCTGCTCCATCAGGGGCCCGCGTTCAAGCTCGCCGAGGCGGTGACGAGCCTGGCCTTCCGGCCCGACGGCCTGGCCCTGGCCGTGGGCCTCGACGACGGCGCGATCCGGATCTGGGAGGTGCCGCGATCCGGCCCCGCGACGCCCCCGCTCCGCGCATCGGGGCCGGTCCGGACGGTGGCCTTCAGCCGCGACGGGACGCAGCTCCTGGCGGTCGGCGACCGCGGCCTCGCGTGGTGGGACCTCGACCTCGCGGGCGGGGGAGGCCGCCCGAGGCTCGTCGGCCGGGCCTGCAAGCGCAAGGCCGCGGGCGGCGGGCGTCAGGGCGCTACCGGGGTCGCCACGATCAGCCCGGACGGCCGCCTGATCGCCATGGTCGCCGCGAGGCCGCCCGGCGAGGGGGACGCGGCCCGGATCGTGCTCCTCGACGCCGAGACGGGCGCGGTCCTCCGCGAGTCGCCGGGGGCGCCGCAGCCGACGTCGGGCCTCGCCTTCAGCCCCGATTCCCGGCGGCTCCTGGCCTGGGGCCCCCGGCCCGGGACCGCCTCGATCCGGGAGGTCGACGCGACCGCGACGCCACGGCCGATCTTCCGGACGCTCGGGGTCGCCGTCCATCAGGCCGCCTTCAGCCCCGACGGCCGGGCCGTCCTGCTGGGCTGCCGCGACGGCAAGGCGCGGCTGTGGGACGTGGCGCGCGACGTCGAGATCCCGGCCGAGGCCCAGCCGTACCACGCCTACCCGATCACGGCCGTGGCCTTCGACCCCTGGACCTCGCGGATCGCGACCGGCTGCCACGCCGGCACCGTGCGGCTCTGGGACCGCGCCAGCGGCGCCATGCTGTGCGACGTCCGGGGCAACGCGGGCGAGGTCGCCGCCGTCGCCTTCAGCCCCGACGGCCGGACCCTCCTGACCGCGAGCCACGACGCCACCGCCCGGTTCTGGGACGTCGACTCCGGCCGCCAGCTCGGCCCGCCCCTCCACCACGCCGACGCCGTGCTCTGCGTCGCCTTCCACCCCGACGGCCGGAGCGTCGCCACCGGCACGCGCGACGGCCGGGCCTGGCTCTGGAAGGCCCCGCCCGCCCCCATGCCCGGCGACCTCGACCGGATCTCCCGCGACGTCGAGGCCCGGACGGGCCTGACCTTCGTGGAGCCCCGGCACGCCCCGGCCGCCCCCTGA